TCTGTGAAGCTCTTCGGCTATAACTTTCCTAGAAGTGTCCAGTAGAGTTAGCCGATACCTATGGTTTCTACCCTTTTTCGGAAATTGCTCATCGTAGTGGACGATTTGGATTTCTTTCACCGGTTGGGTGACTGTACTACCCATCGTGCTGTTGAAAGTCTGGTAGATGGTGTCCTTACCCCTGGGGAAGATGAGCTCAAGTATCCAGGAGATACCCTGATAGGAGACGTGATGAACCCTTAATCGCTGATAAATCAGGCGCAAAACCTCGAAGAAGTCCGCTTTAAGCTCCTCCCAGAAGCTGCGGTCTTCTTCCAGTGACTTACCACACTGTGGGCAAAGGTACCTGCCTATCTTAACGCTGCCCAACCCCTTCTTGGTGTAGGTGTTGTAGCCATTGTAAGTCATCCTGGGCAGAAAGAGGGCACTGACCTTCGGAAGATACCATCGGGGGTATATTCAAAGTCGTTTGAATACCTGCTAAAGGTGGAAAGCAGCTCGTCTTGATACAAAAAGTTAAATAGTGTACAGTTTATATATACCATCGGTTAGTCACCAAGAATACCTCTCTTCCGGGATTAATAAAGCTTTCGAGAAGAGGGGTTATTCCTACTCATCTATCACTAGAAAATACGACTGTGCCAGCTTGAAGCTTTTAATAGTGGAAAAATCTCAGGAGATGCCACAGAGGAATAAAAAATGACAGACATAACATTAAGCTTTGAAGTCCACCAGCCCTTCAGAATCAGGAAGGATTTCTTCTGGAACAGGAAATTTAACAGAAGAACAGAAAATCTTTTTGAACATTATTTCAGCCAGAGCAACAGAGAGATATTTGAAAAGGTGGCAAAGAAATGCTATCTTCCAGCCAATGATATCATGCTTGCAAATATTGACGAATTTAAGGGTGAAAAGCGTAAATTCAAGGTTTCCTTCAGTCTTTCGGGTGTGATTCTGGAGCAGTGTGAGATGTACAATCCTGATGTTCTGGAAAGCTTCAGACAGCTTGGGGAGACAGGATGTGTGGAGTTTCTGGACCAGACTTATTATCATTCCCTCACAAGCCTTTACAGCGATACTGGCGAGTTTGTTGAGCAGGTCAGAGAGCATAACCGCCTTATGAAGGATTTACTGAATTTCAAACCCGGTATATTTGAAAATACAGAGTTTATTTATAATAATAAGATTGCTGAAATTGTGGAGAGTTTGGGATATAAGGGTATATTCACAGAGGGGCTGGAGAGAGTCCTGGGCAACAACTCCCCAAATTATCTTTACAGGGCTAAGGGAGGAAACCTCAGGGTACTTTTGAGAAACTATAAGCTGACTGATGATATGGGCTTCAGATTTTCCTCACGAAACTGGGAGGAATATCCCCTGACAGCAGAAAAGTACTCTTCCTGGCTTGCAAATACTCCAGGAGATTGTATAAATCTTTTTGCTGATTATGAAACCTTTGGAGAGCATCACTGGAAGGAAACAGGCATCTTCGAATTTTTGAGGCATTTACCCCGGAAGATTCTGGAATGGGAGCACCTGTCATTTAAAACTCCGACTGAAGTTGTTGAGACTCACAAACCTGTGGATGAACTGGATGTTTTTGAGGTCGGGGGTACAATATCCTGGGCAGACCTTGAGAGGGACACAAGCTGCTGGATTGGCAATACATTCCAGTGGGCAGCATTCACCCATCACAGAGACCTCCTTGAAAGGGTGAAATCGTCACCGGAGTTTTATAAGATATGGAAATATCTGGGAATCAGTGACCATTTTTATTATATGTTTTCTCTCGGAGGCGGGCCAGGTGAGGTGCACAGCTATTTTTCGCCCTTTGATAGCCCTTACAATGCTTTTATAAGTTATTTCACTGCTCTTCTGGATTTTGATGCCAGGGTGAAGGCAGAAATGAAGCAGGCTGACGACCCCTTCGTTTTTTCCATAGGCCAGGGTAAATTCCTTGGAAAGGCTTGGAGCCTTGAGGAGTTTTATGAGACTTTAAAGAAGATAGACATTAAATCAATCAGATTCCATCTGGAAAGAGGAGATTTTCAAAGATGGCTTGAGCGGAGTGCT
The window above is part of the archaeon BMS3Bbin15 genome. Proteins encoded here:
- a CDS encoding glycosyl hydrolase family 57, giving the protein MTDITLSFEVHQPFRIRKDFFWNRKFNRRTENLFEHYFSQSNREIFEKVAKKCYLPANDIMLANIDEFKGEKRKFKVSFSLSGVILEQCEMYNPDVLESFRQLGETGCVEFLDQTYYHSLTSLYSDTGEFVEQVREHNRLMKDLLNFKPGIFENTEFIYNNKIAEIVESLGYKGIFTEGLERVLGNNSPNYLYRAKGGNLRVLLRNYKLTDDMGFRFSSRNWEEYPLTAEKYSSWLANTPGDCINLFADYETFGEHHWKETGIFEFLRHLPRKILEWEHLSFKTPTEVVETHKPVDELDVFEVGGTISWADLERDTSCWIGNTFQWAAFTHHRDLLERVKSSPEFYKIWKYLGISDHFYYMFSLGGGPGEVHSYFSPFDSPYNAFISYFTALLDFDARVKAEMKQADDPFVFSIGQGKFLGKAWSLEEFYETLKKIDIKSIRFHLERGDFQRWLERSAGSKDIARDFGVLGDGKGLSAAKLRKKVLKILSKGMGHGEDDAKAGKSVSVTHG